In Methanobrevibacter oralis, the sequence TTTAAATGAAAAGTAGGAGCATTTGAAAAGTAATATTTTATTTCACTATTTGCTAAGATTAAATATATCATATTTATATATTCTAAAATAAAAATTTAATAACATTAAAAAAATTTTAGGCTTTGATCATGAATTTATTTGAAAAATTTGGTATTGTAACTGAAAATGAACATTTATATGAAATAGCTTTTACTCATGGTTCTTATTCATCAGATAATAATTTGAAATATAGTTATGAGAGATTAGAGTTCTTAGGTGATGCTGTTTTAAGTTTAATTGTTTCCGAATATTTATATAATAAGTATCCTGATTGTGAAGAGGGAAGTTTGACAAAACTAAGAGCAAATTTTGTTTGTCAATCAGCATTAATATTTTACTCCCATGAATTAAATTTAAGGGATTATATTAGGATTTCTTCTGATAATATTTATTTAACAGAAAATGAAATCTTATCTGTTACAGCAGATATTTTTGAATCATTTTTAGGTGCAATTTTTTTAGATCAAGGTATTGAATTTGCAAAAGATTTTGTTTCAAAAACAATATTCAAATATATAGATGAAGGAAGAGTATTTTTCTTTGATTACAAATCTTTAATAAAAGAATATGGGGATTCTTGTGAATTGAGAGTTAGTTATGAAATTTTAGATGAAATTGGTTTTCCTCATGATAAAACTTTTACAATGGCTATTTTAATCGATGGAAAACAGATGGGTATTGGTAAAGGTAAAAATAAGAAAGAAGCAGAACAAGCAGCTGCTAAAGAAGCTATTAGCAAATTAAATATTGGTGTTTTAAATGAAAAGTGAATCTGTTGGTGTTGTTAAAACAAAATATTTCAATATTAAAGAACCCATTAAATTAGAAAGTGGAAAATCTCTTGATAATGTTACAGTAGCTTATGAAACATATGGTGTACTTAATAAAGATAAAAATAATGCAATTCTTATTTGTCATGCTTTAACTGGTGATGCTCATGCAGCAGGGTGGCATGAAGGCGATAAAAAACCTGGTTGGTGGGAAATCATAATCGGGCCTGGAAAAGCATTAGATACTGATAAATATTTTATTATTTGTTCTAATGTGTTAGGTGGTTGTAAAGGTACAACAGGTCCTAATTCTATTAATCCAAAGACAGGTAAACAATATGGGCTTGATTTTCCAGTAATTACTATTAAAGACATGGTTGATGTTCAAAAATTATTAATTGACTCATTTGGAATTAGTAATCTAGTTGCTGTTATTGGAGGGTCCATGGGTGGAATGCAAGTTTTACAATGGATTATTTCATATCCTAAGATGATGAAAAAAGCTATTCCAATAGCTACTACTGCTAGATCATCTCCTCAACAAATTGCTTTTAATGAAGTTGGTAGACAATCAATTTACAGTGATTTAAATTGGGCAGGTGGTAATTATTATGAAAGTGGTAAAACTCCTAAAAATGGTTTATCTGTTGCTAGAATGGTCGCTCATATTACTTATTTAAGTGAAGAATCAATGTATCTTAAATTTGGTCGTGATTTACAGGATAAAGATGAAATAAGTTATGATTTATCACTTGACTTTCAAGTAGAAAGTTATTTACATCATCAAGGTGAAAGCTTTGTAAAACGTTTTGATGCAAATAGTTATATATTTATTACTAAAGCTGTTGACTTATTTGATCTTTCAGTTAACAACTCATTAATTGATGGATTTAAAAATGTTGAATCTAAAGTAGGAATCATTTCTGTTGATTCAGATTGGTTATATCCAACTGAACAAAGTACAGATATTTTAACAGCTCTCAATGCTAATGATGTTGAAGTTTCATTTTCACAAATAAAATCTAATTATGGCCACGATGCATTTTTACTTGAAAAAGGACAACTTAATTATATTATTTCACAATTTTTATCCGAAAATATTGTGGCTGATTTAATGAAAAGAGGTGGACCTACAATTAAAGAGGATGTCAATGTTAAACAGGCAGCTAAATTGATGTTAGACACTCATGTAACCCATATACCTGTTGTTGATGATGAAAAAAAGCTAATTGGTATTTTTACCAGTTGGGATTTATCAAAATCAATTGCTACTAACTGTGAGAACTTAAAAGATATCATGACCACTTCAGTTAAGTATTGTCATGCAGATGACCCTATTGAAGAAATCGCTCGTATGATGAATAAATATCATATTTCTGCTCTTCCAGTTGTTGATGATGATTTTGAAGTTCAAGGTATTATAACAACTGATCAAATTAGTAACATGTTTTCATAATATAAATAGAAAGGTATTAAACCTTTCTAACTAATTGCTTTTTTTAATGCTTGGTCTATATCATAAATCAAATCGTCTACATCTTCAATTCCAACAGACATTCTAATAAAGTCAGGAGTAATTCCACTTTCAATTTGTTCTTTTTGAGTCATATTAGAATGTGTAGTACTTGCTGGATGAATTACTAAAGTTTTAGCATCAGCAATATTAGCTACATGACTTAAAAGTTCAACACTTTCAATGAATTTTTTACCTTCTTCAATTCCACCTTTTATACCAAAACCAACAATGCAACCATAATTGCCTTTTAAGTATTTTTTAGCCATCTCGTGGTTTTCATTATCTTCAAGTCCAGGATAATTAACCCAGGATACTGCTTCATGACTTTTTAAAAATTTAGCTATTTCTAAGGCATTTTTGCAATGTTGATTTACTCTTAAGCTTAATGTTTCACAACTTTGTAAAATCATAAAAGCATTAATCGGGCTCATAACGGTTCCTAAATCCTTCATTAGATGAACTCTTGCTTTTGTAATATATGCTTTATTTTTAAAAGCTTCACTGTAAATTAGTCCATGATATGCTGGGTCTGGTTTAGTAAATTGTGGAAATTTTCCACAGCTCCAATCGAATTTTCCTCCATCTACTATTACACCACCCATACTTGTTCCGTTTCCGGATAAAAATTTAGTAGCTGAGTGTACAACAATATCTGCACCATAATCAAGGGGTTTTACCATTGTAATAGCAGAGGTATTATCTACAATTAATGGAATATTGTTTTCATGTGCAATTTCAGATAAAGCTTCAAAATCTGGAATGTCTAGTTGGGGATTTCCGATTGATTCACAGTATATTGCTTTTGTATTTTCATTAATAGCTTCTTTGTAAGCTTTTAAATCATGTGTATCAACAAAATTTACTTTTATTTTCCAATTTGGCATCGTATTTTTAAATAAAGTATATGTTCCTCCATAGAGGTTATTTGATGATACAATTTCGTCTCCAGCTCCTGCAATGTTTAGTATTGCAAGTAAAATTGCACTCATTCCACTAGACTGAGCTAATGCTCCAACTCCATTTTCAATAGCCGCTACTCTTTTTTCTAAAACTTCTGAAGTGGGATTTG encodes:
- the rnc gene encoding ribonuclease III; its protein translation is MNLFEKFGIVTENEHLYEIAFTHGSYSSDNNLKYSYERLEFLGDAVLSLIVSEYLYNKYPDCEEGSLTKLRANFVCQSALIFYSHELNLRDYIRISSDNIYLTENEILSVTADIFESFLGAIFLDQGIEFAKDFVSKTIFKYIDEGRVFFFDYKSLIKEYGDSCELRVSYEILDEIGFPHDKTFTMAILIDGKQMGIGKGKNKKEAEQAAAKEAISKLNIGVLNEK
- the metX gene encoding homoserine O-acetyltransferase MetX, which codes for MKSESVGVVKTKYFNIKEPIKLESGKSLDNVTVAYETYGVLNKDKNNAILICHALTGDAHAAGWHEGDKKPGWWEIIIGPGKALDTDKYFIICSNVLGGCKGTTGPNSINPKTGKQYGLDFPVITIKDMVDVQKLLIDSFGISNLVAVIGGSMGGMQVLQWIISYPKMMKKAIPIATTARSSPQQIAFNEVGRQSIYSDLNWAGGNYYESGKTPKNGLSVARMVAHITYLSEESMYLKFGRDLQDKDEISYDLSLDFQVESYLHHQGESFVKRFDANSYIFITKAVDLFDLSVNNSLIDGFKNVESKVGIISVDSDWLYPTEQSTDILTALNANDVEVSFSQIKSNYGHDAFLLEKGQLNYIISQFLSENIVADLMKRGGPTIKEDVNVKQAAKLMLDTHVTHIPVVDDEKKLIGIFTSWDLSKSIATNCENLKDIMTTSVKYCHADDPIEEIARMMNKYHISALPVVDDDFEVQGIITTDQISNMFS
- a CDS encoding O-acetylhomoserine aminocarboxypropyltransferase/cysteine synthase family protein; amino-acid sequence: MEKKHKYGQRTLEVHAGEEEADPVTGARATPIYHTSSYAFKSAEQAKKLYALEEEGHIYTRLSNPTSEVLEKRVAAIENGVGALAQSSGMSAILLAILNIAGAGDEIVSSNNLYGGTYTLFKNTMPNWKIKVNFVDTHDLKAYKEAINENTKAIYCESIGNPQLDIPDFEALSEIAHENNIPLIVDNTSAITMVKPLDYGADIVVHSATKFLSGNGTSMGGVIVDGGKFDWSCGKFPQFTKPDPAYHGLIYSEAFKNKAYITKARVHLMKDLGTVMSPINAFMILQSCETLSLRVNQHCKNALEIAKFLKSHEAVSWVNYPGLEDNENHEMAKKYLKGNYGCIVGFGIKGGIEEGKKFIESVELLSHVANIADAKTLVIHPASTTHSNMTQKEQIESGITPDFIRMSVGIEDVDDLIYDIDQALKKAIS